A single Sutterella megalosphaeroides DNA region contains:
- a CDS encoding DUF7146 domain-containing protein, with amino-acid sequence MQNRERIDRLFRAAEGRWPQIFEAAGMDPRHFAKPNRPCPLCGGTDRFTFLAKREPDHGMWFCRGCGAGDGIRLVRSFRHGTFFETLEFIESFLGLPPWKAASSPGAQSEARRARREAAEAQAEKRRRLAALEAHWAEAEPLDLEADTPAARYLSRRGIRHLDGCTELRWFAREPYWSEEGTSVWPSLLARVTDPEGRMTALHRTYLTESGEKAPVAAAKKLTAGELGEGFVRLFPPSSILCLAEGIETALSVHETEGVPVWSVISVGGYERFRTLPEGLRELRVYADNDRSFAGIAGAYELARRLKRDYPMLAVKVFEPEREGEDWNDVLRRREERGAPK; translated from the coding sequence ATGCAAAACCGCGAACGCATCGATCGGCTCTTTCGGGCGGCCGAAGGACGCTGGCCGCAGATTTTCGAAGCGGCCGGTATGGATCCCCGACACTTCGCGAAACCCAACCGTCCGTGTCCGCTCTGCGGCGGCACGGACCGCTTTACGTTTCTCGCCAAGCGCGAGCCCGACCACGGCATGTGGTTTTGCCGCGGGTGCGGAGCCGGAGACGGCATTCGGCTCGTGCGGTCGTTCCGGCACGGGACGTTTTTCGAAACGCTCGAATTCATCGAGTCTTTCCTGGGGCTTCCGCCCTGGAAGGCTGCGTCCTCTCCCGGAGCGCAGAGCGAAGCGCGCCGTGCGCGTCGCGAGGCCGCGGAGGCTCAAGCCGAGAAGCGACGCCGCCTTGCGGCCCTCGAAGCGCACTGGGCCGAAGCCGAGCCGCTCGACCTTGAGGCCGACACGCCCGCCGCGCGCTACTTGAGCCGTCGGGGAATCCGCCATCTCGACGGCTGCACCGAGCTGCGCTGGTTTGCCCGGGAGCCCTATTGGTCGGAGGAGGGGACGTCGGTTTGGCCCTCCCTCCTCGCGCGCGTCACGGATCCCGAGGGACGGATGACGGCCTTGCATCGCACGTACCTGACGGAGTCCGGAGAAAAAGCACCCGTTGCGGCGGCGAAGAAGCTGACGGCGGGCGAACTCGGCGAAGGGTTTGTTCGACTTTTTCCGCCTTCGAGCATCCTGTGTCTTGCCGAAGGGATCGAGACCGCGCTTTCCGTGCACGAGACGGAAGGGGTTCCCGTGTGGTCGGTGATTTCCGTGGGCGGCTACGAGCGCTTCCGCACGCTCCCCGAGGGGTTGCGCGAATTGCGGGTCTACGCGGACAACGATCGATCGTTTGCGGGAATTGCGGGTGCGTACGAGCTCGCACGGCGACTCAAGCGCGACTATCCGATGCTGGCCGTGAAGGTTTTCGAACCCGAGCGAGAGGGGGAGGATTGGAACGACGTTCTGAGGCGCAGGGAGGAACGGGGCGCCCCGAAGTGA
- a CDS encoding class II aldolase/adducin family protein, whose protein sequence is MTTSVSIPADDVAIRRAVIETARAMNRLGINVNKSGNVSARVVSEGECGMLVTPTGVPYDELVPEDLVFVPFGDEPSLKRARGRRAPSSEWEMHERIYAVRPDAGAVVHTHSCFATALACQNLPIPAFHYMVAAAGGTSVDVVPYATFGTPELARAAAEGVREKDAALLEHHGVIALGRTLERALRLAHEVENLARQYVTVRQLGEPRLIDDEEMRRIVAKFRTYGQPQASKEA, encoded by the coding sequence GTGACGACGAGCGTGTCGATCCCCGCGGACGACGTTGCGATCCGCCGGGCGGTCATTGAAACCGCGCGGGCCATGAATCGGCTCGGCATCAACGTCAACAAGTCCGGCAACGTTTCCGCGCGCGTGGTGTCCGAAGGGGAATGCGGGATGCTCGTGACGCCGACCGGGGTCCCCTACGACGAGCTCGTCCCCGAAGATCTCGTTTTCGTTCCCTTCGGCGACGAGCCGAGCCTCAAGCGCGCCCGGGGGCGCCGCGCGCCTTCGAGCGAATGGGAAATGCACGAGCGCATCTACGCCGTGCGTCCCGACGCGGGGGCCGTGGTGCACACGCACTCGTGCTTTGCGACGGCGCTCGCGTGCCAGAACCTTCCGATTCCGGCTTTCCACTACATGGTGGCCGCGGCGGGGGGCACCTCCGTCGACGTCGTCCCGTACGCCACTTTCGGCACGCCCGAATTGGCTCGGGCTGCGGCCGAGGGCGTGCGCGAAAAGGACGCCGCGCTCTTGGAACACCACGGCGTGATCGCGCTCGGACGCACGCTGGAGCGGGCGCTGCGACTCGCCCACGAAGTCGAAAACCTCGCCCGTCAGTACGTGACGGTGCGCCAGCTCGGCGAACCCCGCCTGATCGACGACGAGGAAATGCGGCGCATCGTCGCCAAATTCCGCACTTACGGGCAGCCGCAGGCTTCGAAGGAGGCATGA
- the mtnA gene encoding S-methyl-5-thioribose-1-phosphate isomerase, producing the protein MKVNGIPTRSIRSLDGGTAVEIVDQTSLPYHYETRVLNDWRDCVEAIANMRVRGAPLIGITGAWGVVLAAKEDPENAALLAAADAIANARPTAVNLSWAVHRMMGALLPREPSLRFEAAVKLAEAMTQEDVLTCRAIGEAGAPLIADLYQKLRRPVNILTHCNAGWLATVDYGTALAPIYAAFERGTPLHVWVDETRPRNQGLLTAWELAQHGVPHTIIADNAGGQLMQQGDVDLVIVGADRITRRGDVANKIGTYLKALAAHDNDVPFYVAAPSSTIDWKLTDGKRQIPIENRASSELLSVRGIDSTGRIAAVQIAPVEEAVANPAFDVTHNRFVTGLITERGVVAPTDLTSVFSDKLLPEGGAS; encoded by the coding sequence ATGAAAGTCAATGGCATTCCCACCCGCAGCATTCGATCGCTCGACGGCGGTACGGCGGTCGAGATCGTCGATCAGACTTCGCTTCCCTATCACTACGAAACGCGCGTGCTCAACGACTGGCGCGATTGCGTGGAAGCCATTGCCAACATGCGCGTGCGCGGCGCGCCTCTGATCGGCATCACCGGGGCGTGGGGCGTCGTGCTCGCCGCGAAGGAAGACCCGGAAAACGCCGCTTTGCTTGCGGCGGCCGACGCCATTGCCAACGCGCGCCCGACGGCCGTGAATCTCTCGTGGGCCGTGCACCGCATGATGGGTGCGCTCCTGCCGCGCGAACCTTCGCTGCGCTTCGAAGCGGCGGTGAAGCTTGCCGAAGCGATGACGCAGGAAGACGTGCTCACGTGCCGCGCGATCGGCGAGGCGGGCGCTCCGCTCATCGCGGACCTCTACCAGAAGCTTCGTCGCCCCGTGAACATCCTCACGCACTGCAACGCGGGGTGGCTCGCCACCGTTGACTACGGTACGGCGCTCGCGCCGATTTATGCGGCGTTCGAGCGCGGCACGCCCCTGCACGTCTGGGTCGACGAGACCCGTCCGCGCAATCAGGGGCTCCTGACCGCGTGGGAGCTCGCCCAACACGGCGTGCCGCACACGATCATTGCGGACAACGCGGGCGGACAGCTCATGCAGCAGGGCGACGTCGACCTCGTGATCGTCGGCGCCGACCGCATCACGCGCCGCGGCGACGTGGCCAACAAGATCGGTACGTACCTCAAGGCGCTTGCCGCGCACGACAACGACGTGCCCTTCTACGTGGCGGCTCCCTCGTCCACGATCGACTGGAAGTTGACCGACGGCAAGCGCCAGATTCCGATCGAAAACCGAGCTTCGTCCGAACTTCTTTCCGTGCGCGGCATCGATTCGACGGGGCGCATCGCCGCCGTGCAGATCGCGCCCGTCGAAGAGGCCGTCGCGAACCCCGCTTTCGACGTGACGCACAACCGCTTCGTCACCGGTCTCATCACCGAACGCGGCGTGGTGGCGCCCACCGATCTGACGTCGGTCTTTTCCGACAAGCTTCTTCCCGAAGGAGGTGCGTCGTGA